The Streptomyces uncialis genomic interval GCCGAGGCGTCCCTTGTTGAGGAGCATGCAGGGGTGGCCGTCCTGGTGCGCCTCCAGGTCCAGCTGGTCGAGGTCGGCGAGGGCCGCGGCGGGCAGGGCGCGGGAGATCAGCTGGGCCTCGGCGCGGCGGGTGGCGGTGAGTTCGCGCAGTACCTCGGCGGTGGTGGGGCCGTCCCAGCCGAGCCCGGGGCGGGCGTCGAGCAGGAGGTGTTCGGGTCCGGGCGCGCCGCCGTCGGCGGGTTCGGGGTGGCGGGCGAGGGTGCCGGGCACCAGCCGCCAGGTGGCGAAGGTGCCGCGGGTGGCGCGGAAGGTCCAGTGGACGCCTTCGGTGAGGTCCAGCCGGTACGCGTCGGGGGTGTCCGCGGAGGGGTCCGGGACGGGCACGAGCAGTTCCTCGTAGGCGAGTTCCTCCACGGCCTTGGTGAGCAAGCGTCGGCCCGCCTCGTCCCAGGCGTCGCGGACTGCGCTGTTCATACGGTGTTCTCCTTGGATCGTGCGGGGGCCGTGAGGGCGGGGTCGGGGGCACGGCGGGCGGGCACGGGGCCCGCGATCGTGGTGCGGCCGGACCCGGTCGGCGGGTCGTTCGCAGGCGGGTCGTGCGGGGGCGGGGGCGTCCCGGCGACGGTGGCGCGTGAGCGCCGCAGGGCCAGCAGGACGGCGCCGAACTGTACTGCGGCGGCGACCGCGAGGGGCAGTGCCAGATCGTGGGAGACGGCCGCGGCGGCGGCGAGCGGGGCGGCGAGCAGTCCGGCGTTGCGGACGGTCTCCACGGCCGTGTACGCGGGTCCGGCGGTGCCGGTCGCGCGGAACACCCACAGTTCGACGGCGACCTGGCCGAGGCCGAGGCCGACCCCGTACAGCAGACGTCCGCCGACGAGGGCGGGCAGGGAGTCGGCGAGCCATGACCAGGCGAGCCCGACGGTGCCCACCGCGAGGGCGGCGGGCAGCAGCCGGTCACCGAGCCGGGCGTGGCAGCGGCGTACCAGCGGGAGCACCGCGAGGGCGGAGAGGCTCGGCAGGAAGAACAGCACCGCGGAGCCCACGGAGCCGCTGCCGAGTCCTTCGGAGAACTCGGTGAAGAAGGGCCGTGCCACGTTCACGGAGAAGTCGAACGCGACCCCGATCATCGCGACGAAGGCGAGCACGGTGAACCACGCCCGCCGGTCCATGGCCACGCCCGGCACCGCGGCGGTGCGGGGCGCGGTACCGGTGGCGGCGGTGTCGGTGGCTGTCGCCTCCGCGTCCAGCGGGACGGGAGCGGGTGCCGCCGCTCGGGCGCCGGAACGCCTGCCGAGGATGCGGTAGGTGAGGACGGCCAGCAGGATGTCGAGGACGGCGAACGCGGAGATGCCGATCCTGGGGTTGGGCAGCGCCAGCACCCCGGCGCCGACCAGGGTGGACACCACCACGGACAGATGGAAGACGACGACCAGGGTGCACACCCCGGCCAGCCGCCCGCCCTCCCCGTCCTCGGACTCGTCGCCGTGCTCGGCGATGAACGCCGGGTACGCCAGCAGCAGGGCGCTGTTGGTCGCCACGACGAGCGTCGACAGCACGGTGTACGCGGCGTAGCTGGGTGCCATGCCGAGCAGCAGGTCGAACACGGCGGAGCCGCACAGTCCGGCCAGCACCAGCCGGTGCAGGGTCCACCGGCGGGCCGCCAGACCCCAGAGCGGCAGGGCGGCCAGTCCGACGATGCGGCAGATCCAGATGTAGACACCCGTGGCCTGCGGGTCCTCGATGTCGTACAGCCGGTCGAAGAGCTGCGGCAGGAAGGGGGTCAGCGCGGTCTCGGCGACGAGGTGCAGCCCGATGACGGACAGGAGGACCGACCTGGCCTGCCGTCCCGTTCCGGCGGCGCGGTCCTTGACCGTCACCGCGGCCCGCCGGAGGATGTCGCCGCCGGGTCCGCGGGCAGCTGCGCGCCCGCCCCGGGACCGGCGGCCCCGGAGGCGTCGGGCCGGGCGGCGTCGGGCGGGGTGCCGAAGGTCGTGAACGCCTGCCGGGCGGCCATGGGCAGCACGTCGCGGCCGGTGGCGGCGTTCAGGATCGTCGCGGAGCGCCAGGCGCCGAGGGTGAGGTCGGGGGCGCCGACACCATGGGTGTGCATCTCGGCGTTCTGTACGTAGAGGGTGCCGGTGACGCGCGGGTCGAGGGCGACGCGGTAGTCGCCGTCCACCTGGTAGCGGCCCTTGTCGTCCCAGTCGACGAGGTCGGTCAGCGGCTTCAGGAACGCGGGCCGGGAGGCGCAGTAGCCGGTCGCGGAGACCACGGCGGAGGTGCGCACCTCGAACGGCTCGTCCTGCTGCTGGGAACGGCAG includes:
- a CDS encoding MFS transporter — protein: MTVKDRAAGTGRQARSVLLSVIGLHLVAETALTPFLPQLFDRLYDIEDPQATGVYIWICRIVGLAALPLWGLAARRWTLHRLVLAGLCGSAVFDLLLGMAPSYAAYTVLSTLVVATNSALLLAYPAFIAEHGDESEDGEGGRLAGVCTLVVVFHLSVVVSTLVGAGVLALPNPRIGISAFAVLDILLAVLTYRILGRRSGARAAAPAPVPLDAEATATDTAATGTAPRTAAVPGVAMDRRAWFTVLAFVAMIGVAFDFSVNVARPFFTEFSEGLGSGSVGSAVLFFLPSLSALAVLPLVRRCHARLGDRLLPAALAVGTVGLAWSWLADSLPALVGGRLLYGVGLGLGQVAVELWVFRATGTAGPAYTAVETVRNAGLLAAPLAAAAAVSHDLALPLAVAAAVQFGAVLLALRRSRATVAGTPPPPHDPPANDPPTGSGRTTIAGPVPARRAPDPALTAPARSKENTV